Below is a window of Geomonas oryzisoli DNA.
AGACGTCGTTCAAGACGCTGTATCGGTGCTACCAGCACGAAGCGGTCACCGCTAAGACAATGAAAGGCTCCGACCGCTCCAGCAAGACCAAGACTCTTGTCTTCGGCGCAGATCCTAAGAAGTACGAGATTTACGAGGCCGGTCTGTACCACCCCCACATCAGCAACCCCAACCTGTGCAGGCATGAGCTGAAGCTGGAACGTGAGTACGCTCGCATGTTCTTTGATGAGTGGCGCAAGGCACCCGAAGAGCTTGAGCACCTGATTAAGTCGTACATCGCCGGTCAGTTTGGCGTGAAGTTCAAAAAGCTGTCATCTGACTCCAACGTAGGCCGTCGCCTGACACTACCAATGTGGGATAGCTGGCTGTCCAGCTCCAAGCCAAAACGGTTCGACCGAGTAGCACCGCGTAAGCCGCAGGTTGCTAACCAGCGGGTAGCTCTTGAGGCTCGGATGCTGAAGACTCGGTTGGAGATTGGCGAGGCTGAGTGGGAAAGGGCGCTCGCAAATGCGGATCTTGCTTTTCACCTCGACCGCCACCCCGACGAGAAGTCAACTGAGCGGCAACTAGCTTTTGATTTTGCGGAAGGGGGAATCCCGGACACCGTGCAGGACCTAGAGGTAGAGGACGAACTGCAGTTTTAAGTAGATCCTCTCTATAAATACATCTCTCCTGATACATACACATTGCCAGAAGATCCCGACATTTCACAACAATATCGCATTTAGATGTTTCAATTTCACAGTGCGATGAGGTGCCGAGGCTTTAGCCGAGGCTGTGGAGGTGCGAGTTTAGGGCCGCAGGCCCTGCACCTCCTTCAACTGATAACAACCAACATCAACATAGGAGCAGCACCCATGACCACCGAAGCACGCTACAACCAGATCCAGGACATCTTTGACAGCAACGAAGCCGACAAGGGGCTTCACGCCGATCAAGTCGCAACCGTAAAGGCAACCATCGAGGCCGTCTACCGCAAGACCCCGGCGATCCTCCTCAGGCACCTGGACACCATGAAGGCCAAACATGACACCGGAACCCTTGTCCAACTTCGGGACATCGCAAAGTCCCTCCTGGAGATCCTGGAGGCCGATCTTGCTTAACGAAAACCTGAAGGCCTTCATCGACCGCACCGCCGAGGAGATCCGCAAAGGAGATCCTGAAACCGTAGCTCACCTGGATGACTTCGAGTTGAAGGCCTTGATCCTGGACAAGATCCGGGAACAGGCCGAGGCCGAAGCAGACGGCATGATTGCCGCCGCCACCATGACCGAAATCGTCAAGGCCCTCCGCGCCCTCACAACCAAACTCTAATCCCTCCGCAGCTTCAGCAACTGCGGCCCACCCGGCGGGGATGCGCCGGGTTCTCCACAGGCGGCGGGGCTTCATTCCCCCCGCCGCCTCATTTACCAATCCGAGGAAAAACATGATCGAAACCTACCACAGCCAATCCGGCCACTCCTTCACCTCTCTGCCGCTCGCCCCCGTCGAAATCTACACTGACAGCGACATGGAAGGCCTCTACATCGGCAACACCGTCACCGCCGTCACCGGCGAGCGGTTCACCATCCTGGACTCTAAGAACATCCACGACCGAACCTACAGGCTGCTTCTCCTCCCAGTTGCCCAGGAGGTTGCATAATGCCCGTCCCTCGTTTGATGGTGGCGTTCCGAGTCGAGATGATCGACGGCACGGTCACCTCTGGCACTGTAGCCGTTCCCGGCACCGACCCCGCCGCAGCCTGCACTGCAGTCGCTGGCGCGATCCGCACTCGCAACACCGCAGCGGCCCGACATTCGGCTTTTGCTGGCATCGACCCGGCCCAGGTAGAAGACCTCTCCGTGCAATGCATCGGACCCGCCTGATTCCAGCATCACCTACAACCCAGACCATCACCCAGACCGGCCCCGACAAGGGCCGGTCTTTCAGTCTATGGAGATCCACTTGCAGCTTCACAACGTCACCTACGCACACCGCGTAGGAAACAAGACTGTCACCCGTTCCTGCCGCATCCCAGCGAACTCTCCCGTGACCGCAGAGCGCATCGTCAGGAGATGGTTGTCGCTCGGCGGCATCTGGCCGTGCTCCGTCACACCAGATCCCTGAATACGACCTCTAAATTCAGCTTTTAACGGGACTTTCTGTCCCGGCCTATACCTACCTATCCCTTAAATCGTTAAAAAGGAAATTTCGCAGTGGTTTACCATCAGCTCCACCTTCCCAGACGCAATAACTTCGAGATCCCCTTCGCTGGAGATCGTACCAAATGCCCCTTCTGCGGAGCCTATGGCTTCACCACCGGCACTCGTTGCCGGTGCGGTGTCTGGAATCCATCCGAGAACAGCTACAAGAGGCCCAGGCCGACGAACCGCAGGAAGACCCCGCCGTCTACTTCGCCGATCTACAAACCGATGCACGACGGCCTCGCCGACCACGATCCGCACCGCGACCAAGACGAACTAACACCGTACCGCGCCCAACTCGACAAGATCCATGATCCCGCAGCCGATGCACTGTGGGAGGACTAACATCAAACCGATAGCACCGACCACTGCCGGCATTGTGACCGTCGCAGGCGGTGAGCCTCGCACATCCACCTTAACTATCGCTAAAAGCCTTGAGATTGAGCAACGGGCGGTGATCCAGCTTGTCCACACTTACCAGACCGACCTGGAGGAGTTCGTCCACATGACATTTGAAATGCGTGTGGTTCTCAGGCCCCAAGGCCGGGGAAGCCCAGTCTAGCCGCAATGTTGGATGAACAGCAGGCATCTGCCTTGTTGACCTCCGCTAAGAACACCGAGATGGCATGTTCCTATAAGAAGGCGTTAAATGGGATGCGAAATGTTCTGCACTTCAGTACGCTTTTGAATGTTAAAGCGCAAACGTGGCTTTCTTTTAAACCTCAATGAAATCTATAAGATTTGGTATCTCATCAACCTTTGAAAATTTCCGTTCTATTTTTGCGCGTAATGGAGATTTACTGATGGCATCCTTTATATTATATTTATAAGTGTTTATTTCGACCTCAACAAGCATTGAGTACATTGGTGAACCAGGTGGCTCGTTATCTCTGATTTGTCTTAATATGTTTACTGTCTCAGGTATCGTGGAATTGCAAATAACACTGAGTCTTTCAACCTTTTCCATCCATTCAAACATATTATTGGCAATGCTGCCTCTCTCTCTAGTTATAGAATTAGGAATATAATCTCCGCGGTGTTGATTTCTGTTAGCTTCTTCCACTAAGATTTTACAGTATTTGTAATATACGTTGGCTATTGTATTAGCAAGTTCGACTGGTAAGTCGGTGACTGTACCCAGTTTATTTTTAATCATAGATGCAGTCATATCAATAATTTTAGTGTTCACTACTTCCCTCCATTGTGGTGAAAACAAGGTCATTTTTTAGGGATTTCGTAGTATCCATTTATGTCCCTTGGTGGTCTAAGGATATTGTGGGAGTCAAGGTGCGCTTCAAACTTAGCATCATAAATGGGATTCAGTCCGTCAGCATTGAGCTTTTGGCATCTGAAGCAAACTAGCAACTTGTAATGGGGAACAAACTCACCATCCCATCTATGTAGTCCGTAATTAAAAAGCTTTCCGCAGAAAAAACATTTCTCTTTATGTTCGCCTTCTTCCATGTAGCCCCCTATTGAATTGCCTGAGTTGCTGTAGGCATAATGTTGGGATCGCTGGTTGCCCTTCGGGTGGTGAGTATTGCACATGGATCTTTAATGTTCTAGCCAAAAGATACAATTGAGAGAACATCGTTGCCTACCGCTTGCTTCTCGTCTTTGTTGTAACCGCCAATGTTCACTTATTGAATAAGTGAACATTGGGTGAATCTGGAATTTGAATGACCGCTACAGCACTTAGCTCACTTTTCGCTCTCCATAGAAAAATAGCTCTTGTCAGTAATGTTCACTTATGATAGAAAACAATCACAAGTGAACATTGAGTGGGGGCGAAATGAGCGCACAGGGAACCGAGACAACCACCGCACCGATCAAGAGCATTGCCGACATTAACCGGATCAAGAAGAGCCTGGAGGGCAACACCCGCGACCTCGCCCTGTTCACCATCGGCATCAACGTAGCTCTTCGGGGTTCTGACCTCCTCGCGCTGAAGGTCGGACAGGTCCGCCACCTGAAAGAGGGCGACACCGTGACAGTCAAGGAAGGCAAGACCGGCAAGGTGCGCAACCTCTCCTTCAATGCCGCAGCCGTTGAAGCAGCCCAGCGTCTGATCGCTTCCATAATCGATCCCCAGGACGGCGACCTTTTGTTTCAGAGCCGGAAGCAGGCCGCCAGGAAGGCAATCATCAAGGGCACAGTCACCAAGGAGCCTAGTGCTGGTCAACTGACCATCCAGCAACTCAACCGTCTTGTTAAGGGATGGTGTGGTGTCTGCCGGAAGTCGCAGCCCAAGGACAACTTCGGCTCTCACAGCCTGAGAAAGACGTGGGCCTACCATCAACGGGTGACCTTCGGAGAAGAACTCCCGACGCTGACGGAAATCTTGGGGCACTCCTCCCAGGCCGTCACCCTTCGGTATATCTGCATCCAGCCTGAAGAGATCCACAACGTGTACATGAACTGCCTTTAGACGCCAGAAGGGCCGCTCCAGATCCCGGAGCGGCCCTTCTACGTTCTATCATCTCATCAGCAGCAGGTACACCAGCAAACTGATACAGCTAAGGTTGAACACACCGGCGAGATCCCGACCACGCCGGTAGAACCAGACCGCAGCGCAGGCGTGAACCAAGATCAGCGCCCCGAAGAACGATAAGTGCATTTTACCCCCCTGGTCTACCCCTTCGCCCGTTCCTAAAGTCCCGTTGAAAGCGATCCTCCGCGCCCACGCAGGCAGATCCGCCCCAGGTGGCGGCGGGGATCAAACTGGCATGGCATCCTGTGTGCTAAAAGGGAACCCCAGACCCGAGTAGGGTGTTTTAAAAAGCTATATAATTCAAGTGCTTGCAGTGGTAGCGACAGGCCCAGGCCGTTGTCAACGGTAATTGAAAAGTACCCCTTTTCGGTAATCGAAAAGTACCCCCCCGTGGTTATGACTGCTCGATGTGTTTAGCCAGCAGTCCGGCCTTGAGCTTCTCCTTGAGGCGGTAGCTTTCGCCCTTGATGCTGACAGAGATCGCGTGGTGCAGCACCCGGTCCAGAATGGCGCTGGCGATGACCTGGTCGCCGAAGACCTCGCCCCAGTTTGAAAAGGGCTGGTTAGAGGTCATGATCATCGCCCCTTTCTCGTACCGGCGCGAGATGAGCTGGAAGAAAAGATTTGCGCCCAACCGGTCAATGGGGATGTAGCCTATCTCGTCGACGATCAAAAGTTTAGGCTGGCAGTAAAACTTGAGCTTGTCATCCAGCCGGTTCTCCGCGTGCGCCCGTGCAAGTGCGGTAATCAGCCCCTGGGCGGTGATGAAGAGGGTCCGGTAGCCACGGCGGATCGCCTCGACTCCAAGGCCGACCGAGAGGTGGGTCTTGCCGACGCCAGGAGGGCCAAGGAAGATTACATTTTCGCCGTTTTCGACCCAGCGGCAGGCTGAGAGCTCCTTGATCCGCTTAGGATCGAGCGACGGCTGATAAGTGTAGTCGAATGAGTCGAGCGTCTTGATGAAGGGGAGCCGTGCCATGCGGGTCCCCATCTCGGTGCGCTTGTCCTTCTTCGCGGCCACCTCTTCTTCGACCAGGCGCTGGAGAAATTCGTGATAGCCCCACTCGCCCTTGGCGGCATCCTGGAGCCAGCTATCCAGGTGGTCGGCGAGGCGGGAGAGTTTCAAGTGGCGAAGCGATGCAGCGAGGTCGGTGATCTGTTCCATTGGTCACCCCCTCACATGTTCGCTACGTGGTCGTAGATGTCGAGGTCGCGGATCATGACCTCCTCATCCTTCCACCACGGATCGAAGCGCGGCGGCTCTTCTTTTTTCTTTTCCAGCCGGTCGGTGAAGAGTCCCTGGAAGTGAGCCGGATTGATGCGCTGTTTGCCGGTCCCGACGAGCTTTTGATGCGTGGCGATGACCTCCTCGCCCTGCAGGATTCGGATCTCGTCACCCCACAGCTCAATCTGAACCGTTTGCCCAGCGAACCGCCACGGCACTGAATAACGGTTGGCGCCGAAGGTTATCATGCAGTCTCTGGCCACCTTGCGCGTGAGGGCCGTCTCCAGTCGGTAAGGCGGCACAGAATTGACGTCGATGAGCTTCTCCTCCGAGAATCTCTCGGCGGGACGGCATCCGGTGGTCCCATGGATGCGGACATCGGCGACTTCGACAATCCACTTTTCCAGTTCCCGGTTCAGGTGGTCGAGGTCGATGAAACGGCGCCCGGGCAGGAAGTTTCCCTTGATGTACTTCACGCCCGACTCGATTTTCCCCTTGGTCTGGGGGCGGTGAGGCCGACAAAGCCGTGGATCGAAACCGAAGTGGCCGGCAAAGTCGGCGAACTTTGTGTTGAGGGTGAGTACGCTGGCCGTATGGTCGGTAACGATGGTCTTTGGATTGTCATAGAGCAGTTCTGAAGGGCGGCCACCAAACCATGCGAAAGCCTCCTGGTGGGCTGCCAGAAGAGTCGGCAGGCGCTCATCAAGGTATGCGCGAGCGAAGAGCCTGCGAGAGTAGCCGAGGACCATGGCAAAGAAGTGGATGCGGACTCTTTGGTCGCCGAGCCAGACTTGGGCGCTGCCCCAATCCACCTGCCCCTGCTTTCCGGGACCGGTCTCAAACCGCATTACGGCATCCACTCGCTGCTGGAACTCCTCGCGCAGGGGGCGCACCAACAGCTTTACCATCTCGTATCCGCCGGTGTAGCCCTTCTCCTTGAGTTCGCGGAACAAGATGGCAGCGTTGAAATTAACCTCCTCAGCACGGGAGGTGGCCCATTCATCGAATTGCGAAAGCACAGTGTCTGTTGGCTTCGGTCGCTGGTACGGCTCCCACTGCGGCTTCTTGAGGGCACGACGTACCGTTTTGACGGTCACCTCCAACTGCCTGGCGATCTCCTTCTTAGCGGTTCCAAGCCGGGCAAGCTCTCGGATCGCTCCGTACTTGTTTCTGTCGACCATGGTCCCCTCCAGCATGACAGTCTGCTGAAGGGCATCTTGCACCTGAAGCTCTCCTGGGTGAATCATTTTCCCCTCCCTGTGATGTGAGGGGGGTACTTTTCAATTACCACAGGGGGGTATTTTTACATCATCGCTGACACCGTAGCCGGAATGTCCCTCAAACAGCGCCGTGCTTCGTACCCTTCCGCGCTCTGGTCCCGTCAGCGGGATACAGGTACTCCAACTCATACAGAAGATCTGCCTTTAGTGTGGCGAAATCTAACTCGTACACCAACTTCTCCAGGTCGTCACGGTACATCGTTAGATTGTCAAGGAGTTGGTGCAGGTAGATGGTATCCATGCCGTGTTTGACGTGCCCCATGAGCGTCAATCGAACTGAGTCCGCAATCCTGCCGTGAAGTCTGGTGTCAAAGGTGGCTCTGCAACTGTGAAAGGTTTTGGACCGTAAAGTGCTTTTTATCCCAGTTGCGTACAGGATTTCATTGAACCTTTTTCTGTAGTTTTCGATGGTAACAGGAAAGATTTTATCTTTTTGTTTTCCTGCAAACTCAAGTAGTCCGAGTTCGATTAGGTTGCTATGTACTGGCACCATCCGTATGCTGGCTACATTGTTTTTTGTCAGCTTTGTAAAATCAAAATACGTAACACCGTTGTAGGTCTTTATATCGTTTTTAGTAAATGAGGCTTGTTCAGTTGATCTGAACCCAGTATATATGAACATCAGTATTAGGTACGTCAGTTCTAGCTGGCTTTGCCGGTCACTTACCTTATGAGGCTTGTTGTTAATAACATATGAAAAGAAAGTGTTAAGCTCGCTGAATGAGTACGGCAAGTTTGCCTTTTTGACTTTCTCCTCGCCATGCTTCTTAGGAGAGACAATGGTGGGCACCCGGTCAATGTGTCCAAACTCTTTAAGGTGATTGAAGAAAAACCGCAAGTAGCGCAGCCTTGTATCTGCAGACGCCTTGTTGAGGCCCTTCTTGCCGTTCTTTTCTTCCATCATGAAGAGCGTCAGTTTCTTGTAGTCCAGATCGAGAAGAGACTCGACCGGCACGTCCTTACCGTCCAGCCACCGAGTTAGCTGCTTGAGAGCCTGCTTATCGCTGTTGAGGGTGGAAGCATCCATTGGCCGGTAGTGTACAGTATCGGCTGGCGCTTCACGGTGCGCTTTGTACAGCTTTATCGCTTCACTGAGTAGCAACTGCTTCTGAGGCGGTGGCGCAGATGCAACAGGCTTGAGGTCAGGTGCAGGTGCAGGTTCCTGCCTCTGAGTCGGGGCCAGTACAGCAGATGGTATTTGAAGAGTCTGCACCCCCACGAACTCCCACTCATCGCTGGCCGTCAGTGTCCATCCCTCGTCAAGGCGTACCTGGATCGCAACGAGATCCGGGTGGGGTGCGAGTCCGGCCTCCTGCTCTACGACCCAACCGGGGCCAAAACTCTGAGTAGTAGTTACGCTGACGTGGGTTTGAGTGCCAGGATGCAAACGCCGGAAGATGGTTACAGCCTCTGCGGTGATGGTGGGCGGGGTGTACATTCGTTTACCTCTGATTTCGTGGAACTGCTTTTGGAGATCAGCGAGCGCAGGGTACAGCAGTTTTCGTGCGTCGGCGAGGCATCTGGTTCGCAGACTACGCTTAATTTCGCGGGTTCTGTAGTGGTCTTTTAGGTCAGGAGGGACTACCAGACGGAGGTAGTAGGTACGGTTGATTTTGGTCAGATAGGTCACGATCCGCATTCCTCACTTTGTACAAGGTTTTGTACCAAGCCAGGAATGGGCGCTGAATCACCACTTTGACCATCAATGATTTCGCTAGGTTAGGAAGGGTGAGATTCTGTTCTAACGAGGAATTCGGTGCTGCTATGCGTATGTAGTCGGAGCCTGGCGGGTTTGCGGAACTCCCGACGCGGTCTGACCGAAAATTTGTAACAGGTTTGGAGGCGGGTGGCAAGCAAAAAGTACCGCAGGTGGAGCCGACTTAGGACGACGAAGGCCACCGCGGCGAGCCGCGGTGGCCTTCGTCTGTGGAAGACGTGGTGCCGGATGAGATGCTAGTGGCCGGGCTTGTTCAAATCATCCAGGATATCGTTGGCTTCTTTCAGTTTTTCTTGGAGTTTTTTCAGCTCGTCGGCCGTGTAGACCCTGTGCCCCTTGTTGATCTCGCCCTGTAGCTTGGCGATCTTCTGCTGGATGCTGTCTACCTCGTTTCTGCAGTTTTTCGAGATGAGCAGGCATTCGTCTTTGGAACCCATGCCCATGTCAGCGGCAAACGTCGGTACGCTGCCCAGTGCCAGGAACCCTGCCATGACAATCAAAGCGATCCTCTTCATCGTGTGCCTCCTTGTCTGTAGTGTCCTTGTCGCAATGTGACATCCGGAATAAGTAGTAGCACCCCCGCTACCTGTGTCAAGTGATGCCGAAGGTCCGGGCACCCTGTGACATAGGATGGAACTGCTGATCCAATTATCTCACAATATGACTCTACAGGATAGCCATGAAGATGACCGCGGCCGCCAGGAGGAGCAGGCGGTGCCCGATCAGCGCCCGGGGGGGGAGGCCGTCCTGGCGCTGCAGTTTGCCCAGGATGACCCAGGAGAAGAGGGCGGCGAGCAGCAGCAGAGGGTAGATGAGCAGGCGCAGCGTTCCCAGTTCCGGGGTCAGCGCCGCCGCGTCCAGGAGGTTGCCGAGGCGCAGCGCGTCCACCAGGAGCGGCACGATTCCGGCGCCCCCCTCCACCAGCGCCCGGAAGAAGATCATGAACAGGCCGGCCACCGCCAGCGGCAGGTAGGCCAGACCGCTGGTGGTGAAGACCGAGCGCCAGCCGGTGCCGCGCACCGTGGCCGAGGCGAGGCCGGCGAGGACGGTGAAGCCCGCCACGATGGCCAGGGCCAGCAGGTAATCGTTGACGCTCCAGAGGGTGCGCGTGAAGATCTCGGGAGGGCGGCCCGCCAGCAGCGGCGTACCTTTGGCGGCGATTACCACGCCGATCAAAGTGGTGCTGAAGAGCGCTTCGCGGAAGCCGCGCCGGGCCCGGTTGAAACCGCCCCAGGTGGGGTTTCTCAGGTCGAGTTGCATGGAGCGGTGCGGACAGCTCCGGACGCAGTTAAGGCAGAGCACGCAATGATCGGAGCTGTCGACGCCGGAAGGGTGCAGCCCCATCGGGCACCCCTTCTCCTTGATGCAGTCGTCGACGCGGCAACGGCTCAGGCAGACGTTGTGGTTACTGTGCATCTCCAGCGGCGAGATGCGCGACACCAGGCTTACGATCCGCCCCAGGGGACACAGGAACTTGCACCACCCCCGGCGGCCGATCACCAGGTCGGCGCTGACGGTGGCGCAGAGGATCCCGGAAAGGAGCACCCCGGTAGCACCGGCGTAGCTGAACATGCCGGTCGCCTGCTCCAGAAGAAGAATCGCCACCAGTGCCACGAAAGAGAGCGACGGTCCCCAGCGGCGCAGCCAGGGGGCGGGGTCGCGCACCACGCGGCTGGAAACCCCCAGGTACTCCCCGATCGCCTCCATGGGACAGAAGCTGCACCAGCCGCGGGCGAAGAGGAAGGCGGTGACCAGAAGCGCCGGCCACCCGATGGTCCACGCGATGAGGTTGGCGGCGTTGTGCTGGCGCGGGCCGAACAAGGTGTAGAGCGTGACGCCGAGAAAGAGCGGCACGGTGAGCCAGCGCAACAGGCGCGGGAAGCGCGGGTTCCTGGCCAGGTTCTCCACGGCGGGGAGGGTGAGCAGGTTGAAACGCCCGTCACCGAAGGGGTGCCCCTGCAGCGAGATGTGCTCGGGCTGGATCTCGTCGTCGTTGCAGACCACCACCGCGCGGGAGACGACCTGGTACAGTTCGCTCGCGTTCAGGGGCCAGTCGTGGTCCACCAGCCGGTTCAGGGCGTCCTGGGAGAGGCGGCGCACCTCTTTGTGGTGCTTGGCGTTCAGCGACTTCAAAAGGCTCCGGGCTATGACCGGGATGTCCTTTTTGCGCTCCCTGAGCGGCACGAGCTCCAGGGTCTCACCGGAGAGCTTCTTGAACAGCACCGCGTGGAACTTGCCGCTGTCCACCAGCGGCTGCAGGGGCTTACCGCTGGTGGCGATGATGCGCACCTGCGCGCTTCTGAGCTTGGTCTCGCCGCGACGGGTGAAATGGCCGCTCTCCATGAAATCGACCAGTTCCTCCTGCACGGCGGCGGAGAGGCAGTCGATGTTCCTCAAGATGATGTCGCCGCCTGCGGCGAGCTCGATCATGCCGCGCCTGACCCGACGGGCGTACATGGCCCCCTCGGGGGCGTGGCCGAACAGGGCCGCCTCCTGGGCGAGGCCCAACAGGAGCGAGTTCTGCTGGGCGGAGTCGCTGGCGGAGCATTCCTCGCCCATGACCGGGGGAGGAGAGGCGCAGTCGAGAAAGAGGACCGGACGGTCCCCGGTGCTGTGGAAATGGATCAGGCGGGCGGCGAGGTCCTTCCAGGTTCCAGGTTCGCCGAGGATGAGGACGTGGCTCCTGGTGTCGGCCAGGTGCTGCAGTCGCTGGTTCAAGAGGCGCAC
It encodes the following:
- a CDS encoding tyrosine-type recombinase/integrase, with the protein product MSAQGTETTTAPIKSIADINRIKKSLEGNTRDLALFTIGINVALRGSDLLALKVGQVRHLKEGDTVTVKEGKTGKVRNLSFNAAAVEAAQRLIASIIDPQDGDLLFQSRKQAARKAIIKGTVTKEPSAGQLTIQQLNRLVKGWCGVCRKSQPKDNFGSHSLRKTWAYHQRVTFGEELPTLTEILGHSSQAVTLRYICIQPEEIHNVYMNCL
- the istB gene encoding IS21-like element helper ATPase IstB, producing the protein MTDLAASLRHLKLSRLADHLDSWLQDAAKGEWGYHEFLQRLVEEEVAAKKDKRTEMGTRMARLPFIKTLDSFDYTYQPSLDPKRIKELSACRWVENGENVIFLGPPGVGKTHLSVGLGVEAIRRGYRTLFITAQGLITALARAHAENRLDDKLKFYCQPKLLIVDEIGYIPIDRLGANLFFQLISRRYEKGAMIMTSNQPFSNWGEVFGDQVIASAILDRVLHHAISVSIKGESYRLKEKLKAGLLAKHIEQS
- the istA gene encoding IS21 family transposase, which codes for MQDALQQTVMLEGTMVDRNKYGAIRELARLGTAKKEIARQLEVTVKTVRRALKKPQWEPYQRPKPTDTVLSQFDEWATSRAEEVNFNAAILFRELKEKGYTGGYEMVKLLVRPLREEFQQRVDAVMRFETGPGKQGQVDWGSAQVWLGDQRVRIHFFAMVLGYSRRLFARAYLDERLPTLLAAHQEAFAWFGGRPSELLYDNPKTIVTDHTASVLTLNTKFADFAGHFGFDPRLCRPHRPQTKGKIESGVKYIKGNFLPGRRFIDLDHLNRELEKWIVEVADVRIHGTTGCRPAERFSEEKLIDVNSVPPYRLETALTRKVARDCMITFGANRYSVPWRFAGQTVQIELWGDEIRILQGEEVIATHQKLVGTGKQRINPAHFQGLFTDRLEKKKEEPPRFDPWWKDEEVMIRDLDIYDHVANM
- a CDS encoding DUF6538 domain-containing protein — encoded protein: MTYLTKINRTYYLRLVVPPDLKDHYRTREIKRSLRTRCLADARKLLYPALADLQKQFHEIRGKRMYTPPTITAEAVTIFRRLHPGTQTHVSVTTTQSFGPGWVVEQEAGLAPHPDLVAIQVRLDEGWTLTASDEWEFVGVQTLQIPSAVLAPTQRQEPAPAPDLKPVASAPPPQKQLLLSEAIKLYKAHREAPADTVHYRPMDASTLNSDKQALKQLTRWLDGKDVPVESLLDLDYKKLTLFMMEEKNGKKGLNKASADTRLRYLRFFFNHLKEFGHIDRVPTIVSPKKHGEEKVKKANLPYSFSELNTFFSYVINNKPHKVSDRQSQLELTYLILMFIYTGFRSTEQASFTKNDIKTYNGVTYFDFTKLTKNNVASIRMVPVHSNLIELGLLEFAGKQKDKIFPVTIENYRKRFNEILYATGIKSTLRSKTFHSCRATFDTRLHGRIADSVRLTLMGHVKHGMDTIYLHQLLDNLTMYRDDLEKLVYELDFATLKADLLYELEYLYPADGTRARKGTKHGAV
- a CDS encoding sigma 54-interacting transcriptional regulator, whose protein sequence is MASISSETISGIRLFSGLNENDLQRIAQRLELRDFAAGDVILARHEPAQELYVILSGRIRVELLDRSGQILNLTELGIGNVIGERAILTDEMRSADVRAITEVQAARLTREHFEELLEAMPLLYANLSRILAAQLGSWAHRHQREESEHREVITNIIGWQLLPEFGEFPGTSPWVRLLNQRLQHLADTRSHVLILGEPGTWKDLAARLIHFHSTGDRPVLFLDCASPPPVMGEECSASDSAQQNSLLLGLAQEAALFGHAPEGAMYARRVRRGMIELAAGGDIILRNIDCLSAAVQEELVDFMESGHFTRRGETKLRSAQVRIIATSGKPLQPLVDSGKFHAVLFKKLSGETLELVPLRERKKDIPVIARSLLKSLNAKHHKEVRRLSQDALNRLVDHDWPLNASELYQVVSRAVVVCNDDEIQPEHISLQGHPFGDGRFNLLTLPAVENLARNPRFPRLLRWLTVPLFLGVTLYTLFGPRQHNAANLIAWTIGWPALLVTAFLFARGWCSFCPMEAIGEYLGVSSRVVRDPAPWLRRWGPSLSFVALVAILLLEQATGMFSYAGATGVLLSGILCATVSADLVIGRRGWCKFLCPLGRIVSLVSRISPLEMHSNHNVCLSRCRVDDCIKEKGCPMGLHPSGVDSSDHCVLCLNCVRSCPHRSMQLDLRNPTWGGFNRARRGFREALFSTTLIGVVIAAKGTPLLAGRPPEIFTRTLWSVNDYLLALAIVAGFTVLAGLASATVRGTGWRSVFTTSGLAYLPLAVAGLFMIFFRALVEGGAGIVPLLVDALRLGNLLDAAALTPELGTLRLLIYPLLLLAALFSWVILGKLQRQDGLPPRALIGHRLLLLAAAVIFMAIL